In Ammoniphilus sp. CFH 90114, the DNA window ATAATCATCCTTGCCCGTTGAGGTAAGAAGTAAACTCTAGAGGATTTTTTCTATTCAAGAGCGAATTAAAACAAAATAAGTGAAACTATCAAATTTGAGGAGATTCAGATGAAAAAAAACCTAACTGAAATACTAGGTTGGAACCTTGAAAAGGTATCCCACCTAATAAAAAACAAGGACATTTCCCCCGTCGAATTGGTGGAAGCCGCCCTCCAGAGAATTGACGAGGTCAACCCGAAGTTGAATGCATTTATTACCATACTCCATGACCAAGCGCTCAAACAAGCAAAGGTGATGGAACAAGAGCTGGTTCAAGGAAAGTGGAGAGGACCTCTTCATGGGATTCCCGTCGGATTAAAGGACTTAATTTATACAAAGGGCATACGGACCACCATGGCTTCAGGCATATATAAAGATTACATTCCGGAATACAGTGCAACCGTTGCAGAAAGCTTAGAGCGTGCGGGTACCGTTCTATTAGGAAAGCTTAATACTCACGAATTTGCCTATGGACCTTCGGGAGACGTTTCGTATTTTGGCCCTGTACGCAACCCTTATGATCTTAATCGTATTACAGGAGGATCAAGCAGCGGTTCGGGAGCTGCCGTCTCAACCGGAATGTGCTTTGCTGCATTAGGAACGGACACAGGCGGTTCGGTCCGCATTCCTTCTTCAGCTTGCGGGATTATTGGAATGAAGCCCACCTTTGGACGCGTAAGCAAGCATGGCGTCTATCCCCTTGGATATACCTTAGACCATGTGGGGCCGATGACGAGGAGTGTTAAAGATAATGCCATGCTGCTGAACCTCTTGGCCGGATATGATCCGAATGATCCTTATTCCCTAGAGCAATCTGCCGAGGACTTCACACGTCAATTGGGGATGGATATTTCTGGTTTAGTTATTGGACGTCCCGACAGTTACTTCTATGATCATCTGGAGGATGAAGTGA includes these proteins:
- a CDS encoding amidase, with the protein product MKKNLTEILGWNLEKVSHLIKNKDISPVELVEAALQRIDEVNPKLNAFITILHDQALKQAKVMEQELVQGKWRGPLHGIPVGLKDLIYTKGIRTTMASGIYKDYIPEYSATVAESLERAGTVLLGKLNTHEFAYGPSGDVSYFGPVRNPYDLNRITGGSSSGSGAAVSTGMCFAALGTDTGGSVRIPSSACGIIGMKPTFGRVSKHGVYPLGYTLDHVGPMTRSVKDNAMLLNLLAGYDPNDPYSLEQSAEDFTRQLGMDISGLVIGRPDSYFYDHLEDEVREALDRAGQVFERLGASVREVQIDLSQAAWAQLITVRGESYAIHENHMDANLDELQPEVRSRLEASKDTSAYEYVKAQQERLKIRQSFLDALRQVDVILAPTLAILPPVIGQRESNINGHIEPTFASLLRLNGPANSTGLPSLSMPCGLSKNGLPIGMQLIGKPLDEATIYRFASAFEEEEQFSTLKWEI